DNA from Geobacter sulfurreducens PCA:
GGACAAGGTGCTCGTGGGCCTCGACATGTACAGTCCGGACATTTACAACCACCCCCCCTCCATTATCGTCGGGGATGGCAAGACCGGGGCCTGGCAACGGTTTTACGGTTTCCCGTCGGCCGACAAGATTCTTTCGTCCCTCACTGAACTGCAGAAGGCGCGTCACCATTGAACCGCCGGGAGAACCACGTGAGAATCACGTTGTCAGCACCTGTCATTGCGCTTTGCCTGTTGCTTGCGGCAACATTACTGCCATGTACCGCCGCGGCCGCGCCCCAGTCGCCGCAGGGAACCGCTCTCGACCGCAGGACCGATGAAGCGGCCCGCGCCTATTTTACCGACCTCAAGCTGACAACCCACGAAGGCAAGGTCGTCCGCTTCTATACGGACATCCTTAAGGACAGGGTTGTTCTGATTCACTTTTTCTATACCAATTGCAAGACCGTGGCCACGCTCCAGACCAAGGTTCTCTCGGACCTGCAGCCGCTGCTGGGCGATCGCCTCGGCAAAGATATCTTTCTGGTGTCGATCAGCGTGGACCCGGCCCG
Protein-coding regions in this window:
- a CDS encoding SCO family protein — translated: MRITLSAPVIALCLLLAATLLPCTAAAAPQSPQGTALDRRTDEAARAYFTDLKLTTHEGKVVRFYTDILKDRVVLIHFFYTNCKTVATLQTKVLSDLQPLLGDRLGKDIFLVSISVDPARDTLEHTRAYARAFAPRPGWTFLTGSKVNLDWVNYKLGNYKENPEEHETFFLLGNLRTGHWIKNKPETSARTLAEHLIQLADEKQVKR